In one window of Camelina sativa cultivar DH55 chromosome 15, Cs, whole genome shotgun sequence DNA:
- the LOC104747931 gene encoding protein TIC 20-II, chloroplastic-like has protein sequence MASMCISLQPILNPRGSRPLLHSLSFPRSSTVSIPCPSRKRAVTTRASYNPTPATERVIAIASYALPFFNSLQYGRFLFAQYPRLGLLMEPVFPILNLYRSVPYASFVAFFGLYLGVVRNTSLSRYVRFNAMQAVTLDVLLAVPVLLTRILDPGQGGGFGMKAMMWGHTGVFVFSSMCFVYGVLSCLVGKTPYIPFVADAAGRQL, from the coding sequence ATGGCGTCTATGTGCATCTCTCTCCAGCCAATCCTAAATCCCAGAGGCAGCAGACCACTACTCCACAGCCTCTCCTTCCCTAGATCGAGCACCGTCTCCATCCCCTGCCCCTCAAGGAAGAGAGCCGTGACGACACGCGCCTCATACAACCCAACGCCGGCGACGGAGCGCGTGATAGCTATCGCCTCGTACGCGCTGCCGTTCTTCAACTCGCTCCAGTACGGGAGATTCTTGTTCGCGCAGTATCCTAGACTTGGACTGCTGATGGAGCCAGTGTTCCCAATCCTGAACCTGTACAGATCCGTGCCGTACGCGAGCTTCGTGGCCTTCTTCGGACTGTACCTAGGGGTGGTGAGGAACACGAGTCTCAGTAGGTACGTGAGGTTCAACGCTATGCAAGCCGTGACGCTTGATGTGCTGCTGGCTGTTCCGGTTCTCTTGACCCGGATTCTTGATCCGGGTCAAGGAGGCGGGTTTGGGATGAAGGCTATGATGTGGGGACACACGGGTGTGTTCGTGTTCAGCTCTATGTGTTTTGTCTATGGAGTCCTGTCTTGCTTAGTCGGTAAAACACCTTACATTCCCTTTGTCGCTGATGCCGCCGGTAGACAACTCTAA